Part of the Candidatus Paceibacterota bacterium genome, ACAAGTTTAGCGCCGCTAAATAGTCTCTTTGTTTAGTTCTTGATAGTTGTATACTAACTATATGGCAAAGTTATATATCACAGCCCTTATGGGACTTGCGTTAACGATTCCATCAGTTTCCCTTGGCTCTGGAACAAGCACGGTAGTTGCAACTTCAATTTTGGGAGCTCAACCACGAACAATTGATTCCACTCGACCAGAACTCTTTACAGAGACACGAACAACACTTCGACTACAACAGTTCCTTGAGGCACTTATTGGTCTATCTACCCGACTCGACACAGCGATTGAACTTGCAAAGAAAGACGGAGTGACTCTTGATGATTCAATTCAGACATCCCAAGAACAACTTCACCTAGCAATACTTGAAGCTGAAACAGCAGTGCGTGAACTATCTGAGTCCAAAGGAAAAAACTTCACTGAAAAGCGACTTCGAGCACGAACCGCGCTCTCATCAGCGTACCAAGCAATGAAAGGAGCTATCATAGAGACAAATAAACTGTTTATTTCACAATAATTATCTTGCATGGATCCATTAGAACTTACACCACCACTTAAAACACGGCGTCTTAAAGTCATTGCAGCAATAATCGTCATCTTGATCTTGCTAGGAGCACTATTTGTTGGATTATATAAATTAGGAAACTCATTCTTTGGAGAAGAAACACAAAACGCAACAACTACTGTATCTGTAGAAGTTACACAATAGAATTTATAGAAATTGACACCTTGCAACACGGCCGCATCTGCGGCCATTTGCATTATTAACGTATCCGATTAGACTGTCACCATGGATTACAAAAAACACATAACACTCGAAAAACTCCCTAACTCAGAGGTAAAACTCATTGCGGAGGTACCTTTTAAACACATTGCACCGTATAAGGAGCGTGCCCTTAAAGATATTAAGAAGAACTTTGAACTCCCAGGATTTCGCGCTGGACATGTTCCTGATGCAATGATCAAGCAACACATCTCAAACGTTGCTGTTATCACCGAAGCAATGGATATCTTCTTCAAAGATGAATACGAAGAAATCGTAAAACAACTCAATATCTTCCCTATCGACCGACCTGAGATTACACTTACAAAAATTGCAGAAGATAATCCAATCTGTTTTGAAATTACTGTTCCAGTCATTCCTGACATTAAACTTCCTGACTACAAAAAAATTCTCAAAGATTTAAAACTCGAAGAAGAATCTCCAACAGCAACAGACACTGAAGTTGCAAACACAATTAAGGAACTTGCTCGAGGCGCGTCAGGTGACAAGAACTTTGACATGGAGACGTTTGATGTTGAAAAAATCGACGAAGCATTCATTGGAAAGTTTGGTCACTTTACTTCAGTCCAGGATTTCAAAGATAAGATCAAAGAGTCAATTGAGAAGGATAAAGAGCGTAAAGGAAAAGAAAAGCGCCGTCTTTCAATCCTAGAAGCAATCGACAGACAATTTACTATCGAACTTCCAACTGTATTTATCGAAAGTGAACTCGATCGTATGGTTCGAGAACTATACGCAGATATTGCTAAGTTAAATGTAACTCCAAAAGAATATTTCGAGCGTATCAAGAAAACAGAAGCTGAGGTTCGAACTGAATGGAGACCACAAGCAATCGAACGTGTTCGTATTGAGATTGTCTTAACTGAAATTTCAAAGCAAGAATCAATCGCGCCCGAAGAGAGCAAGCTTGATCACGAGGTTTCACATGTACTCCATCACGACAAGACATTAGATAAAGACCGTGTTCGTGAATACGTCAGTCACATGATGACAAACGACGCAGTACTCGAGTATCTCGAAGGACTGGTGAAGAAATAGGAATATATAGCAACAAAAAGAAAAGCCCTGCGCACTATGTGCGCAGGGCTTTTTGTTTTCAGGTCGTTCTTCTACTTAGTCGCGTGCCGAACAGCACTTTCACTGCTTCGGTTAGGACCCATCGAGTTTGAGACCAGGCAATCTGGATCTTCAACAAGCGAAGTGTCATCACGGTCTCGACTCAAATCGAGTAGACCGGACTCTTGCTGATAATAAGCATGGGGTTGACCCATCACCTTGGATTGACGTTCCGATTTCGGAAAGAACTGAGCATGCTTAGCTTTGTGATCTAAAAGTCCAGTCAGCTTACCATCCTCAAACAATTGCAAGAATTGTTTGTGGGATTCTGCTGCAAGCTTTTTTGACTGGAGGGAAGACACACCACTATTTGCATGCTTTGTCGCAGCAAGCTCTCGAAGATAATCTTCAAAAACCTCTCGTTCAGATTTCCACACTTCAACAGCTTTGTAACACATTGCCCAATTGATTCGAGCCCGTGCACGTGATGCTTTCCAACCACCACTGACAAACTCATTCTCACAAAGAATGATTGTCAGTGGAATGAGGGTAAAAGCACCACCGAAAAAGAAAACACCATACCGCAACAGGATTTCCTGGGAAGTGAGTGTGAAAGAAGTGATACAAAACCCCAAGAACACGATGTCGAACAGAATTGCGGCGACAAGTACTGTCACTAGCAAAATCCTGCGAAACATAAACGCAATAGGCGTTGAAGAAAACGACGACTGATTGGAAAGGAACATGAAAAACTCCTAGACATCTTACATTTCACTCATAGGGGCTACCAACCCTTCCGCGATTGAGATACCATCTCAATCACTGCGGAAACACTATGAATGCCTAGTACGGATGTAAGTACTAGCTGTAGTATATTATAGCATAATATATACCCTCCTGTCAATGCATCTACCCGGGTAAATACCGTCTATAGAAGTAATAGTGCGGCCGCAGAAACTGCAGCGGTTTCTGCTCTAAGAGTTGAATTTCCAAGCTTTTTTAGACTCCACCCTGCTTCTTTTGTTTTTGCCACCTCTCTTTCAGTAAATCCACCCTCTGGACCAATAACAATAGTGACATTATCAACTCCACTTTGTATCGTCTCACTCCCAGCGCCATCGAGTAGCCAGATATCCCCTTTCCGAGACCCCATAAACTCTTCAAACGCTTGTACTGGGTGAAGTGTGGGTACTGTATGCCACCCAGACTGTTCCACTGCTTCCTTGATAATAATTTGGAGTCGTTCCTCTGGAACATTCTTTTTCTCTGTGCGATCAGTGATTAGAGGGTAAAAATCAGAAACACCGAGTTCTGTACACTTCTGCACAATCCACTCTGCAGTGTCCTTCTTTGAGATACCAAATGCCACTCCAATGTGTTTCTCAGGGATTCGAAGCGCGATGTCCGATTTGTATTTCAAAAATACCTTTGGATCTTTCTTGGCCTTAACAATAGTTTCGATGCTATACAGAGCCGCTTTATCATTTCCGAAGACCTCAACACGTTCACCTTCTTCAAGTCGGAGGACATGTACCATTTGATGAACCGTCTTTGGTTCTACAACTTCAAAAAGATCGTCACTTTTGACTAAATCGCTTTGGGCAAGCAAAAATCTGTGAATTTTCATATAATGGTGTTAGTTCATGCTATTCTGCCAGGCAACGTGATTTTCTGCTAGTTTCTGTTAGCATGGGCGTTAACCCATAACCCTTTACATAATATATGTTAATCCCAACAGTTATC contains:
- a CDS encoding trigger factor; the protein is MDYKKHITLEKLPNSEVKLIAEVPFKHIAPYKERALKDIKKNFELPGFRAGHVPDAMIKQHISNVAVITEAMDIFFKDEYEEIVKQLNIFPIDRPEITLTKIAEDNPICFEITVPVIPDIKLPDYKKILKDLKLEEESPTATDTEVANTIKELARGASGDKNFDMETFDVEKIDEAFIGKFGHFTSVQDFKDKIKESIEKDKERKGKEKRRLSILEAIDRQFTIELPTVFIESELDRMVRELYADIAKLNVTPKEYFERIKKTEAEVRTEWRPQAIERVRIEIVLTEISKQESIAPEESKLDHEVSHVLHHDKTLDKDRVREYVSHMMTNDAVLEYLEGLVKK
- a CDS encoding RsmE family RNA methyltransferase; amino-acid sequence: MKIHRFLLAQSDLVKSDDLFEVVEPKTVHQMVHVLRLEEGERVEVFGNDKAALYSIETIVKAKKDPKVFLKYKSDIALRIPEKHIGVAFGISKKDTAEWIVQKCTELGVSDFYPLITDRTEKKNVPEERLQIIIKEAVEQSGWHTVPTLHPVQAFEEFMGSRKGDIWLLDGAGSETIQSGVDNVTIVIGPEGGFTEREVAKTKEAGWSLKKLGNSTLRAETAAVSAAALLLL